From the Salvelinus fontinalis isolate EN_2023a chromosome 21, ASM2944872v1, whole genome shotgun sequence genome, the window TTTTTCATTGATTCTGTGGCAGATCAGAACAACAGACATCGGTCTCCATGGACATCCCAGGGGCGGTGGCTATGCTCCGCTGCAGAAAGTGTCGTAAAGGCTTTGTAGACACAACATGCCTGCATCCGGTGAGTGACGGGGTTACTTTTCCAGCTAGTATAGTGTATGTAAAGCACATAGGAAAGCATTCTAGCTCTGACTCCCAAGGCAATATTTCAGAGGCTGTCCATCAACCATCTCATGCTGCGTTCGCACatgttttccactaattggtattttgaccaatcacatcagatctttttcagagctcaTCTGAAGAAATCAAGGGAATTGGGCTGACTGTCTAAACAAAGCCtcagagtaggaatgctgatctaggataatTTCCCCccagtccatgtaatcttatttattgtaatctaaaaggcaaaactgatcctaaatcagcacccCTACTCTGAGACATTTGTTACACACAGCCCTTGAAGGGCCCTGCCTTAGACTGCAAAAACATCCAAGTAATGTTGAGTGTAGTAAAGGTCAGTGACTGCAGTCCAAACAATCCAGTCATTCCCTCCTAAAGTTCATGAAGTCATGACCTAACCCGGTGGAACCAGACGGATCCATAGCTCACATTCTGATTCATGTAACTGTGACAGTGTTGCTTCCATCCTTCTCCTTGCCCCAACCAGGGTTGTAAAGAAGGGGTCAGCAACACATTTTATTTTGCCCCCCAAGGTTTTTAGAATAAAAAATGTACATATAAAAAAATACTAAAACGACCAGGAATTCAACTAAAAGTCTGTTCCCAAGTGTTCCCACAAATACAAGattctcaatgtaatcaaggtgtGAAAGGATTGTTATTTTCAAATTCCATCTCTTTTGGGGTTTAGTTGTCAATATGCACTGTACAAGTTATCTTAATTATGTTCACCATCCTCTCTGACAAAAATCGGCCCATGGCTGAATCTAGTTTCCTACCCCTGATGTAAAGTCTCTCAGTGGTAGGTGAGAAAATAGAGCAGCACGTGTCTTTAGCATTTTATTAGCATCCCCATTAGTCACTGCTaacacagcagctactcttcctggggtccacacaaaacatgaaatgcTACAAAACATAAATAGACAATATCAACTCAAGGACATAACTACACACATTTAATATAAGTATATACACTTTCATACACTTAGGCTACTGTACATCACTATAGACAACAACACATAGCTTTCGCAACGCACAGTGCTGCTTTTACCTAAACCACTTAAGACGCACTCATTCAACCAATTACACATTTCCCCCGGCACATACATTTCACTATTCTGCTTATATGAAATAAACAAAACCGTGCATCAGACGGAGTTTCACCATAGGTCCTTCACTCCTGTTCAGTTCATAAAAGGAAAAGAGCAATGTTTCTTCAGTAGGGAGAGCCAGGCTGGTGTTATAACATATGGTTAGGAGTTGACCGGGTCTGTACTGGGTAAAGATGGGACTTTATCTCCCTACAGATAGTGCCTGATGATGACACAACGGCAGCAGGTACATGCAGTGTCTGGCACATGAACGTTGATACACTGCCAGAGTGGATACTGACGTCAGTTCACCAGGTAAGGGTTTGTGTTTGTACAGCTGTGTGCTAGTGTTTGATTTGCACTGTGTTCTTTTGTAACTTTTGAATAAAAATTTGAGACAATCCTATCAGTTCTGATGTCCTCTTTCTGCAGGCCCAGTGGACAGTGGGGAAGCTGAACTGCGAGAACTGTGGTGCTCGCCTGGGTGGCTTCAACTTTCTCAACAACACCAAATGCTCCTGTGGTCAGGAGTCCACCGTGCACCTTAGCAAGAGTCGGGTCGACCAGGACCATAAACGCTACCTTCATGTGGTCAGACCGCAGACGACGAGAGGTAGGGGAGGACCGGGCTGCCTGAAGGGCGTGTCGGGGGGTTTTCACAGTGAGCAGGACAGGTCAGAGGTCGGGGAAGACTTTCTGGTTGGCTCACAGCTCTGCTGTACTTCTGTGTCCCGCCTTACCGCTGAGAGCCGACCAATCACACCACACCCAGATGCATTTTTCCAGTTGGCTGACATCAGAGCCACCCAATCAGTTCCATTGAGCTCCCCCAGCATTGTTTCTCATATGAAGTCTGGTGCGAGGGGCAGGTTGGAACCCTCCTGTAGCTCTGGCTCCCAGACTGGCCCTGTAGAAGTGACTGAGGGAGAGGTGAGGACTGGGACAGAGCAGCTGCCCCATTCACCTGTTGTGTCCTACACCCCTCATCTATTTGCAACTAGTATTATTAGGTCACCTACCTGCTTATCACCTCTGACTAGAGAGGCCCCTGGTTctcgtcttctctccctgagaggGCCAGGTGTCTCACACATCCCTGGGGAGCA encodes:
- the rnf180b gene encoding E3 ubiquitin-protein ligase RNF180, whose product is MDIPGAVAMLRCRKCRKGFVDTTCLHPIVPDDDTTAAGTCSVWHMNVDTLPEWILTSVHQAQWTVGKLNCENCGARLGGFNFLNNTKCSCGQESTVHLSKSRVDQDHKRYLHVVRPQTTRGRGGPGCLKGVSGGFHSEQDRSEVGEDFLVGSQLCCTSVSRLTAESRPITPHPDAFFQLADIRATQSVPLSSPSIVSHMKSGARGRLEPSCSSGSQTGPVEVTEGEVRTGTEQLPHSPVVSYTPHLFATSIIRSPTCLSPLTREAPGSRLLSLRGPGVSHIPGEQEEDVEEERRGTPTELQAQLVANNASPAMQRFSKREKNRLKSQRRKQRKKERWLHSQEQSVTGLLTDSEEVDREGYTCAVCLDVYFSPYSCHPCGHIFCEPCLRTLAKNRPANTPCPLCRTLISHTLFQKELNQTAKNFFPKVYHSRKHNFQKANCAKLPLPNCRKRFRIFWGYQGQVAPGRWWHFAPAGFALDALDLADMRGWFFDIDLVIIYIHSVNWILALLVLCFLAYFFLS